ACCTTTCTTGCATCCGCAATTTAAAGAAATAATTGCTGATCTGCATCGTATTGAACAACCATTCAGCCTCAGCACGAATGCTTCAAAATTAATACTGTTTTCTGATAATGAATTGACACATTGCACTCAGCTTAGAATTTCTCTGCCTGGTTTTTCCCAGGCTTCCTACGATAGAGTGCATGGGTTTACCTTTGAACGAATCCTTGAAAATATAGTAAAAATGGTGAAAAATTTTCGCGAAAACGGTTTTAAAGGCTCTGTTGTTCTGGCATTTCTTGTATACCAATTTAATATTGGAGAAATAGCTGCTTGTCATGCCTTTGCCAAGCAGCTTGGCGTAAGAATGACCACTGGAGTCGCAGCATTTAATGGGTTTTCCATGATGCAATCATATTTAAAAAACACCATGCCTTATTCCCAATTAAAAGAAGCTTCTAAAGATCTTTTTCTTTATTACATTGACGATACTATCGCCAATTGCCCCCCTGACTGGGAATGTCCACAGCATGAATTTCTAGTAATAGATGAGCATTGTAATGCCGCTATTTGTTGCGGGCCGGACAAAGACCATTCAGAATATCTTGTTGGTAATATGTTGGAACTCTCTACCGATGAAATTGTGAAAAGGAAAAAGGCTAAAAAAAAATCTCCTACTTGCAAAGAATGCATGGCACTCGGCATGCCTTTTTTGGGAAGCAATCTACCTCATATTTAATGCGATAATGTCGCTACGAATACCTCTTGTAGAAAGGAATATTATATATGCGCATACTCGTCACAGGAGCCACAGGATTCATCGGTAGCTATGTTGTTAATGAACTGATTGAGCAAGGGTATGAAGTTACCGCAACAACTCGTAATGTTATAAAAAATTGTCATAAAAGCTGGTTTTCTGCTGTAGATTGCAAAGAGCTTGATCTAGCCCATATTCCTGATGATATTTTTAGCTATCTTAATAGACCTGAACGGATCATTCATCTGGCGTGGGGAGGGCTGTCAAACTATAACGATACCGTCCACACAAAGCGAAACTATCTGGAAAGTATT
The sequence above is drawn from the Maridesulfovibrio ferrireducens genome and encodes:
- a CDS encoding NAD(P)-dependent oxidoreductase, translating into MRILVTGATGFIGSYVVNELIEQGYEVTATTRNVIKNCHKSWFSAVDCKELDLAHIPDDIFSYLNRPERIIHLAWGGLSNYNDTVHTKRNYLESITFLKKMIEQGARHLLVSGTCFEYGLTALSQHSPLQLMPVLHRHVWTLPNLF
- a CDS encoding radical SAM protein; the encoded protein is MYNAVFKNVFFEISGACNAKCPWCQTGIKARNGLREKAHFVDLEDFRKVIRKMRIKKLISPKTQIALYNWFEPFLHPQFKEIIADLHRIEQPFSLSTNASKLILFSDNELTHCTQLRISLPGFSQASYDRVHGFTFERILENIVKMVKNFRENGFKGSVVLAFLVYQFNIGEIAACHAFAKQLGVRMTTGVAAFNGFSMMQSYLKNTMPYSQLKEASKDLFLYYIDDTIANCPPDWECPQHEFLVIDEHCNAAICCGPDKDHSEYLVGNMLELSTDEIVKRKKAKKKSPTCKECMALGMPFLGSNLPHI